In the Mycolicibacterium thermoresistibile genome, one interval contains:
- a CDS encoding DEAD/DEAH box helicase produces the protein MIEKRLTEQLLETGELTLTEKECQSLELPQHSTTVELELEGEAFTAQWTGRGRVLSGDFLAERLQDYGQVNGLLRLRRVDDIYRLQLLPPGTQFTITVPPPPPPRVTSSRKAKTQRRRATVDRQFHADSDYDWGQRSTPTIGFLTEARELLSEQLKAAGFDTRELVELRRQGEKLATLDDFEELLSVDVSNVDKMPHQEAVARHALSRLRGRAILADEVGLGKTIEAGLAVKELTLRGLAKRVLILCPAPLREQWREEMGHKFDLNFEVATRGPEIQKQDKLIMSLQLARSNIDKLTRKPWDIVILDEAHRAAGSHSVKTRILITSLTTACRYAFFLTATPVQNDLLELYRLVELLRPGTFTSASDFRRQFMSPYDTRTPADPAGLRRLISSVMVRTTRAQAGVDRVVRRAVNEAITLGSREQELYALATELLRKVMRDPSDAMRRRSLALRLTASPFSMGTTALRMADRHPDSRVRKVLREIGHLAMDIKTSAREDRALEITRNWLREHGRVLIFTQHTDTVTGLLRRLEAEGLTARSFHGSMSATERAKTIAAFRSGEAPIMISTDAGAEGQDLQFCNCVLNYDLPWNPMRVEQRIGRVDRLTQPKDEVFVANLYAQNTIDEKVFWLLAEKLRMFELLFGQVTTILGELDESKSASFESRVMEALFAENDTKMNALLDQLGMELVQAREKASELIAADRDVSKWMAGAFEHRKGLTKAGSTELAPEVARRARMRQRRVQTWVRNVLKALNADIIHDTGDGEGAFITAVFSEEFEQELGGRTTMHLAFDRFGLEHHPEAELCAVGSPVFDELLGLLRVRGDIHATVPVIPEDIGPTPYRYSDSIRLVRRRLVPSGSWSGQATFRATVGEAETTEHLITADINSHREHLLPRRPLEDGESLPPAFGTAPQVIARFERAAIPQLESLRRERLDEVERQQALELERVTSGYRAQIAESSGDERARLQRALRTEEKRLTRRPDIRARAKVLAVTLDEDDWLVEETWAGPSGDETTLTYEWGVERPIIESAVTGGPIGVLALCSDMHWVDESEVTRCGSCERSLCDACGEDAVFAACAVCAQWCCGRCRRETGGLCRTCASPQRVPELDDEFFVAWRLGGGNIVRVGERVAELVRPDGSPPAVLVSAQDYDDPRMARLRAYAHQNGLPLDCGLVKRDLTVRDETPVSTRLRLHTSRTVAVELSIDSSLDAALDLDVVEAVPAAPEVPVSREEDFGLSVALTQMRREAPPPRRPAVVVTHRAQFVDLYLETDRLVREELVVTNDKALTLTGTSSTDLQWVEPSVDHPLVAEGRLDDLHVSVERRNEALVVDARLGSASVGRWVACPDGTSIAEQVSCYEHLQTLGTPGGRLGKQTYSIEEIVTSFPAPSECTAADRTIRVVAGTVPTTKDTDVVPADTESLAALGISPANRAPSAEPVPRDLAKDLLDRAARSYTAAIRNGLEVTETWRGHGTATHVYRTFDGQPLSPNLDDIGARHSDFGVCRDGHFYAAGTAALCEACHTWACRACDMLEHRASVECPGCAHAVCRRCVASVHSVPKTRCLLCGDRACPDCGRDPDVAACVMCDRAMCGSCRIGDTCPACSRLAPATDDERRSLPDALAVEGASLLIASDEDATVVLIDRGSAREQAIIRDGSVNRWVAFDRTQIDSAYRLRLAASRALKFPVVPRVELLKPEVPHPGPRILLRSDRRFYPAWSAATLAGRDPEGRPTPDDDLAAAVADQFPPLSSCPEPVIKAPARLRPLLASLNPPPTTPMVIRWERVGSDVAVVPSGISVATIDGPNQHEAITEWREPDRPTEWISQSWNPVPAVRMTAADGEVEAALVSMGALVALGVHISGRTDWYVVAASAHAPAATLLSRSMGLADADEVGTFTDPSRIRLSTIANASSVSHDVTPRGELKPASARADHETAAALAAWCPDATVMTPPLLVMPDELRIALRKVITPAQRYTLDIGASVVETVSTQDGQEWKYEVALAPGSTDARRLDHITRQTLDWGGIDREGHFGTAHVMCGYCNQICCSACTDGMVACDCCGAPICKRCVREPSAGTYLCHACASMRPPTRQEARNHGRLLFTRGMLIGIDPLHTVVVERAKPRWELHVGNGEKQAIANPSVLRHLDQRLAGADDQEQGG, from the coding sequence ATGATTGAAAAGCGACTTACAGAACAACTCCTGGAAACCGGTGAGCTCACGCTCACCGAGAAGGAGTGTCAAAGCCTCGAACTCCCCCAGCACAGCACGACGGTTGAGCTGGAGCTCGAAGGGGAGGCCTTCACTGCGCAATGGACCGGTCGTGGTCGCGTCCTCAGCGGCGACTTCCTTGCGGAACGGCTGCAAGATTACGGACAGGTCAACGGACTTCTACGGTTGCGACGCGTTGACGATATCTACAGACTGCAGCTGCTGCCGCCGGGAACACAGTTCACGATTACAGTTCCCCCTCCCCCTCCACCACGTGTCACGTCTTCAAGAAAGGCCAAGACTCAGCGGCGCCGCGCCACGGTTGACCGCCAGTTCCACGCCGATTCCGATTACGACTGGGGGCAGCGTTCGACCCCGACGATCGGCTTTCTCACCGAGGCACGCGAGCTTCTCTCCGAACAGCTCAAGGCCGCTGGTTTCGATACTCGAGAGCTTGTCGAACTGCGGAGGCAGGGCGAGAAACTAGCCACGCTCGACGACTTCGAAGAGCTCCTATCCGTCGACGTTTCCAACGTCGACAAGATGCCGCATCAAGAGGCGGTGGCCCGACATGCATTGTCGCGCTTACGAGGACGAGCCATTCTCGCAGATGAGGTCGGCCTGGGTAAGACCATCGAAGCTGGCCTCGCTGTCAAGGAGCTAACACTCCGCGGTCTCGCCAAACGGGTTCTCATCCTTTGTCCTGCCCCATTGCGTGAGCAGTGGCGTGAGGAGATGGGGCACAAGTTCGACCTCAACTTCGAGGTCGCCACTCGCGGGCCCGAGATCCAGAAGCAGGACAAGCTGATCATGAGCTTGCAGCTCGCCCGCAGCAACATAGACAAACTCACGAGAAAGCCATGGGACATCGTCATTCTCGACGAAGCACACCGTGCGGCCGGATCCCACTCCGTTAAGACCCGTATCCTCATCACATCCTTGACTACTGCGTGCCGGTATGCGTTCTTTCTCACCGCCACGCCAGTTCAGAACGATCTACTTGAGCTCTACCGGCTTGTCGAGCTTCTCCGCCCCGGGACGTTCACCTCCGCCAGCGATTTCAGACGACAGTTCATGTCGCCATACGACACCCGCACCCCCGCTGATCCCGCCGGACTTCGCCGTCTCATCAGCAGCGTGATGGTCCGGACAACGCGAGCGCAGGCCGGTGTCGATCGCGTTGTGCGTCGTGCCGTCAACGAGGCCATCACACTCGGCAGTCGGGAGCAGGAACTCTACGCGCTGGCAACCGAACTTCTTCGCAAGGTGATGCGCGACCCGAGTGATGCGATGCGGCGGCGAAGTCTTGCCCTTCGGTTGACAGCGAGCCCGTTCTCCATGGGCACGACCGCACTACGGATGGCCGACCGTCATCCCGATTCGCGCGTTCGCAAGGTCCTCCGCGAGATCGGCCACCTCGCGATGGATATCAAGACGTCGGCCCGCGAGGACCGCGCACTGGAGATCACCCGTAACTGGCTGCGCGAACACGGGCGAGTGCTGATCTTCACCCAGCACACCGACACCGTCACGGGACTGCTGCGGCGCCTGGAGGCCGAGGGGCTTACAGCGCGGTCCTTCCACGGATCGATGTCAGCGACTGAGCGCGCCAAGACGATCGCCGCGTTCCGCTCCGGCGAAGCCCCGATCATGATCTCGACCGATGCGGGCGCCGAAGGACAAGATCTGCAGTTCTGTAACTGCGTCCTGAACTACGACCTTCCCTGGAATCCCATGCGGGTCGAGCAGCGGATTGGCCGCGTGGACCGATTGACCCAGCCTAAGGATGAAGTCTTCGTCGCGAACCTGTATGCCCAGAACACGATCGACGAGAAGGTCTTCTGGCTGCTCGCCGAAAAGCTCCGTATGTTCGAGCTGTTGTTCGGCCAGGTCACAACCATTCTCGGCGAACTGGATGAATCAAAGTCCGCGAGCTTCGAATCGCGCGTCATGGAGGCGCTGTTCGCCGAGAACGACACCAAGATGAACGCTCTGCTGGACCAACTCGGCATGGAACTGGTTCAGGCGCGGGAGAAGGCGTCCGAGCTGATCGCCGCTGACCGGGACGTCAGCAAGTGGATGGCCGGGGCGTTCGAGCACCGCAAGGGGCTCACCAAGGCCGGCAGCACCGAGTTGGCACCCGAAGTGGCGCGACGTGCGCGTATGCGGCAGCGACGGGTCCAGACCTGGGTGCGAAATGTCCTGAAGGCCCTGAACGCGGACATCATTCACGACACCGGCGATGGTGAGGGGGCGTTCATCACCGCGGTGTTCAGTGAGGAATTCGAACAGGAACTGGGCGGTCGCACCACCATGCACCTGGCCTTCGATCGGTTCGGTCTGGAGCACCACCCGGAGGCGGAGTTGTGCGCCGTCGGGTCACCGGTTTTCGACGAACTTCTAGGACTGTTGCGCGTCCGCGGTGATATACACGCGACCGTCCCGGTGATCCCCGAGGATATCGGCCCCACTCCTTACCGCTATTCGGACTCCATTCGACTGGTTCGCCGTCGTCTCGTCCCCTCCGGCTCCTGGAGCGGTCAAGCTACGTTCCGCGCAACGGTCGGTGAGGCAGAGACCACCGAGCACCTCATTACCGCGGACATCAACAGTCACCGCGAGCATCTCCTGCCTCGACGCCCTCTGGAGGACGGCGAATCACTGCCTCCAGCCTTCGGCACCGCACCTCAGGTGATCGCCCGCTTCGAACGCGCGGCTATCCCGCAGCTTGAGTCGCTTCGACGCGAACGCCTCGATGAGGTCGAGCGGCAACAAGCGCTGGAACTGGAACGAGTCACCAGCGGCTACCGCGCGCAGATTGCCGAGAGCAGCGGTGACGAGCGCGCTCGACTTCAACGTGCACTACGCACCGAGGAGAAGCGCCTCACCAGACGACCCGATATCCGTGCCCGCGCAAAGGTCCTGGCGGTGACGCTCGATGAGGACGACTGGCTCGTTGAGGAAACCTGGGCTGGGCCAAGCGGCGACGAAACCACACTGACCTACGAATGGGGCGTGGAGCGGCCGATCATCGAAAGCGCCGTCACCGGCGGTCCCATTGGAGTTCTTGCCCTGTGCTCTGACATGCACTGGGTGGACGAATCCGAGGTCACCCGGTGCGGGTCGTGTGAGCGTTCGTTGTGCGATGCCTGCGGCGAGGACGCGGTCTTCGCAGCGTGCGCGGTATGTGCCCAGTGGTGCTGCGGGCGGTGCCGCCGCGAGACCGGTGGCCTCTGCCGGACCTGTGCCTCCCCGCAGCGCGTACCCGAACTCGACGACGAGTTCTTCGTCGCGTGGAGGCTGGGTGGAGGCAATATCGTCCGGGTCGGCGAGCGAGTGGCCGAGCTCGTCCGGCCGGATGGTTCCCCTCCCGCGGTTTTGGTTAGTGCGCAGGACTACGACGACCCACGAATGGCCCGCCTGCGTGCCTACGCACACCAGAACGGTCTGCCGCTGGATTGTGGGCTGGTGAAGCGCGACCTGACGGTTCGTGACGAGACGCCAGTCAGCACACGCCTTCGACTGCATACCAGCCGAACAGTAGCGGTGGAGTTGTCCATTGACTCATCACTGGACGCCGCACTCGACCTCGATGTGGTCGAGGCTGTTCCGGCCGCCCCTGAAGTCCCCGTCTCCCGCGAAGAGGACTTCGGACTCAGCGTGGCCCTGACACAGATGCGACGCGAGGCGCCGCCACCGCGGCGGCCGGCTGTCGTTGTCACGCATCGCGCGCAGTTTGTGGACCTCTACCTCGAGACAGATCGGCTGGTCCGCGAAGAACTCGTGGTGACCAACGACAAAGCGTTGACCTTGACCGGCACCAGTTCGACCGACCTTCAGTGGGTCGAACCATCGGTTGACCACCCTCTCGTCGCCGAGGGACGGCTCGATGACCTTCATGTCTCCGTGGAGCGTCGCAACGAGGCATTAGTCGTGGATGCACGACTGGGTTCTGCTTCGGTGGGTCGTTGGGTCGCCTGCCCGGACGGCACGTCGATTGCAGAACAAGTGAGCTGCTACGAGCACCTGCAGACGCTGGGAACACCGGGTGGGCGACTCGGCAAGCAGACCTATTCGATCGAGGAAATCGTTACAAGCTTTCCCGCCCCGTCGGAGTGCACAGCCGCTGACCGGACGATCCGCGTTGTTGCAGGCACGGTCCCCACAACCAAGGACACTGACGTGGTACCGGCTGACACGGAATCGCTGGCGGCGCTCGGTATTTCGCCCGCCAACAGAGCTCCCTCAGCTGAACCGGTTCCCCGAGACTTGGCGAAAGACTTGCTCGACCGCGCGGCTCGCTCCTACACCGCAGCCATCCGCAATGGCCTGGAGGTGACGGAAACCTGGCGCGGACACGGTACCGCGACTCATGTGTACCGCACCTTCGACGGCCAGCCGCTCAGCCCGAACCTCGATGACATCGGCGCTCGGCATAGCGATTTCGGGGTATGCCGCGACGGCCACTTCTATGCGGCTGGAACAGCCGCCCTGTGCGAAGCGTGCCACACATGGGCGTGCCGCGCGTGCGACATGCTCGAACATCGAGCATCCGTGGAGTGCCCGGGCTGTGCACATGCGGTGTGCCGACGGTGCGTTGCCTCCGTCCACTCCGTGCCGAAGACCCGGTGCCTGCTCTGTGGGGATCGCGCGTGCCCTGACTGCGGCCGCGATCCCGACGTCGCCGCTTGCGTGATGTGCGACCGGGCCATGTGTGGCTCATGCAGGATCGGCGACACGTGTCCGGCGTGTAGCCGTCTTGCGCCCGCCACTGACGACGAACGACGTTCCCTGCCAGACGCGCTCGCTGTCGAGGGTGCGTCGCTGCTCATCGCTTCCGATGAAGATGCCACGGTGGTGCTCATCGACCGGGGCAGCGCTCGCGAGCAGGCGATCATTCGCGACGGGTCAGTGAACCGGTGGGTCGCGTTCGACAGAACGCAGATCGACAGTGCTTATCGATTGCGGCTGGCCGCCAGCCGAGCTCTGAAGTTCCCAGTGGTGCCGAGGGTCGAACTGCTCAAGCCCGAGGTACCACACCCGGGGCCTCGAATTCTCTTGCGTTCGGATCGCAGGTTCTATCCTGCGTGGTCAGCTGCGACGCTCGCTGGACGGGACCCCGAGGGACGACCTACTCCTGACGATGACCTGGCAGCCGCTGTCGCAGATCAGTTCCCACCATTGTCGTCCTGCCCTGAACCCGTGATCAAAGCGCCCGCCAGGCTGCGACCGCTGCTGGCATCGCTCAATCCACCTCCAACAACACCGATGGTGATCCGGTGGGAGCGTGTGGGCTCCGATGTCGCGGTCGTTCCGTCCGGTATCAGTGTGGCGACGATCGACGGGCCCAATCAGCACGAGGCGATCACTGAATGGCGCGAGCCTGATCGTCCGACGGAGTGGATCTCGCAGAGCTGGAATCCAGTCCCCGCAGTCCGGATGACCGCCGCGGACGGGGAGGTCGAAGCCGCGCTCGTCAGCATGGGGGCACTGGTCGCACTCGGTGTGCATATCTCGGGCAGGACGGATTGGTATGTAGTCGCGGCGTCAGCTCACGCACCGGCCGCGACTCTGTTGTCGCGGTCCATGGGCCTCGCTGACGCGGATGAGGTAGGCACTTTTACCGATCCCAGTCGGATTCGCCTGTCTACCATCGCAAACGCGTCGAGCGTCAGCCACGATGTGACCCCGCGCGGAGAGCTCAAGCCCGCTTCGGCACGAGCCGATCACGAAACGGCAGCAGCTCTGGCCGCGTGGTGTCCTGACGCCACGGTGATGACACCTCCGCTACTTGTGATGCCCGACGAGTTACGCATCGCACTAAGAAAAGTCATCACTCCAGCACAGCGGTATACCCTCGATATCGGCGCTTCGGTCGTGGAGACCGTGAGCACCCAGGACGGACAGGAGTGGAAATACGAGGTCGCGCTGGCGCCAGGGTCGACCGATGCACGGCGGTTGGACCACATCACCCGTCAGACATTGGATTGGGGCGGTATCGACCGAGAAGGGCACTTCGGAACGGCACACGTCATGTGCGGCTACTGCAACCAGATATGCTGCAGCGCTTGTACCGACGGCATGGTGGCATGCGACTGCTGCGGAGCGCCGATCTGCAAGCGTTGTGTCCGGGAGCCATCCGCCGGAACGTACTTGTGTCATGCGTGCGCATCGATGCGGCCGCCCACTCGGCAGGAAGCACGCAACCACGGGCGCCTGCTGTTCACCCGCGGCATGCTAATAGGGATCGACCCGCTACACACGGTCGTGGTTGAGCGGGCGAAGCCTCGCTGGGAGCTGCACGTAGGCAATGGGGAGAAGCAGGCGATCGCAAATCCCTCGGTTCTGCGCCATCTGGATCAGCGACTGGCAGGGGCTGACGATCAAGAACAAGGCGGGTAG